CGAACGTCCGGGCGCGGCGATTACGGTAGCCGGTAAAGACCATCGAGTTGTAGGTCTCGATCGCATCGGCGTCGTCGATGGTGCCTTTCCGGACGCCGTGACGGCTGCGCTGGAAGGGATGGGGAACGATCGCCACACCGCCGAGTTCGCGGACGGTCTCGACAGTGTCCATGAACGGTTGGCCGGGATCGGGCCGCGTCTCGACACCGATCGCCAGCAGGTGACCGTGCTGCGTCGAGACCTCAACGCCGGGAATGCCGATTAGTCCGTATTCGGGCGCGAGATCGGCGGCGCGCCGCGATTCCTCGATCTCGTCGTGATCGGTGATGACCACGCCGTCGAGTCCGATATCGGCGGCGTGCTCGAGGATGAGTTCGATTGGTTCGTGCCCGTCGTAGGAGTCGTCGGAGTGGACGTGAAAGTCGATCGCGAACGGAATCTGAGTGGTCATGGGGTCCAAGAGCGGGTACTGCGGGGTCGTACCACCAATAGCTTGTTATCCAGTATAAACACTGTGCTGCCGCCCGGCAATAATAGGCCGACCAGAATTCAATATAGCATTATAGAATATATTGGTGGATATTCCCCGCTTCTGTGATTCGACGCTCAAGGGCGCGAGACGCGGCCACGCGGTCGAAGCCGATCGAAAAGCCACGTCAATAGTTACCGATGGACGAGAATGGCGGGACGCATCGATGGCAGTACCTGGCACTCAGTAGCCGATATCGAACTGCGTGTGGACGACGTCTCCGTTTTCGAGTTCATCAACGAACGCGATCAATCGTTCATTGCAATGTAGCTCTCGTCCTCGTTGGCGACGAGTCTACCCGCGGCGGTTCGGTACTCGCCCGCTCTTTTCCGGACTCGATGATCGCGGGCACGAGAGCGGACCACTCGAGGACGTCGGCCTCCCAAATGAGTTCGAGCGCGTCAATGTGGGTCCGTGCGAGGGCCACGAGTTCGTCCGGGTACTCATCGGTCTCGATCAGTGTCGTGTCAGGCCTGACCGAGAACCGGCCCGCGCTGCCGACCCGGAGCACGCGGTCGACGTCCGTCCGCCGGAGTTCCTCGATGAGATCGGCGGTCAGGTCCGTGAGTACGTCAACCTCGTCGTCTTCACCCGGGCCGAGCGCCGAGGCGACGGCATCGTGACTCGGTGTGAGTATCGCTACCTCGTCCGGATTGGTTACGTCGTCGGCGATGGCCTCGAAGTCGGGTGATTGATACCGTCGGTTGCGCGAGCCACCGTGATGGCGCGGCCGCGCTCGAGTAATTCCGCTGTAATTCGTCGTCCGCTCGCATCGAAGAGAAGGGGGTTCGGACGCGAATTCGGAGGGGCCTTAGGCGCTCGCGAACGATCATGTTACCCAGTTGCACGGACGGTAGCAAGTCATTCGAGAGCGGCCGCTGTATCGAACCACTCCGTCGACTCGCGGCATGCGAACGAGAGAACGGATCGTATCGGGCGACCATGTAAATAATAAATCTCATACCGAGATACCAAATTCCGCCAGCCGGTGAAACGGGAGCTGCTTCGAGCCATAAGTAGGGAGACCTAACATCCGGTGAACTTATTACAGTTTAGGTTAGCCTAAACGATAAGAGCGGTCCCCGACAACCCGATGGGGACGGGACGGTGACAAACCGGCCGTAGCGCGGTTCGATCGTCCGCGTGAGCGGTCAGGAGCGTCCGCGGTCCACGACAGAACCCGAATACGACTGGAGGAACATACATGGTCGGAACGACACTCCGAGAAATTCGCCAACACATCGAACGACTGGCCAGCAACGATGGGGAATACTACGTTGTCTGTGCGCGCTCCGGCGAACGGCCCGTCCCGGTCGCCGGACAGCGGTTCGCGACCCGGACGGACGCGGCAGACGCCGCACAAGCGACCGAACAGTACCGCGCCGCACTCAGGCGATACGATCCGCAGTTGCCGTTTTACGATCCGGTCGTCTGCCAAGAACGACTGGTGAACGCGGACGCGGGCACAGAGGCGAAGACGGACGAGGATCGACGCGACGTCACGCGAGCAATCGCGGACGAGGAGGACCGACCGTCGGCCGACTGCAACCGGGGACCCTGGGACGACAGCCCGCTGATCAGTTTCTGCCACGACGTTTCGGGGGCCGTCTTCGAGTCGCTCTCGGCCCGCAACCACGAGGCCGCCGAGCGAGCGATCATGGAGACGTACCTGACCGCGGCCGAAGCGACGACCGACCGAAACACGCTCTGTCTGGTGTTGCTCGAGACCATGGCGTCGGAACTCGAAGACCATCTCGAGGCGACCGAACGGATGCAGGTACTGCGGGCCGCGGCGACGAACCTCACACCGGTCGAACCGGCGGACGATCCGGTCGAAGCGAGCCTCTCCTTCCTCGACTCGCTGTCGTTAGTCCGGGAGTACGGCGTGACGCGCGATGGAATCGACGGGACCGACGGCGACGTCTGGACCGTCTCCCTGCGGGGGTACGCCATCGAGTGTGGC
This genomic stretch from Natrinema sp. SYSU A 869 harbors:
- a CDS encoding PHP domain-containing protein; translated protein: MTTQIPFAIDFHVHSDDSYDGHEPIELILEHAADIGLDGVVITDHDEIEESRRAADLAPEYGLIGIPGVEVSTQHGHLLAIGVETRPDPGQPFMDTVETVRELGGVAIVPHPFQRSRHGVRKGTIDDADAIETYNSMVFTGYRNRRARTFAERRNYPQIGASDAHYLPNVGKAFTEVVVTPDTTNPTKADIDGEHLVEAILEGRTQIRGKRTPIRKSAVQYGKGAVRKTAYLFTSRAPLLPTVPASMDRST
- a CDS encoding NAD(P)H-binding protein, with the translated sequence MTRARPRHHGGSRNRRYQSPDFEAIADDVTNPDEVAILTPSHDAVASALGPGEDDEVDVLTDLTADLIEELRRTDVDRVLRVGSAGRFSVRPDTTLIETDEYPDELVALARTHIDALELIWEADVLEWSALVPAIIESGKERASTEPPRVDSSPTRTRATLQ